The window GACATCGTCGTCAACAACACCGACCGCAAGGGCGGGCACCTGCTGCCCGGCCTCGACGGCCGCGTCTACGGCGTCGACCACGGCATCTGCCTGCACACCGACCCGAAGCTGCGCACCGTCCTGTGGGGCTGGATCGGCGAGCCGGTGCCGCCGGACACCGTCGAGAAGCTGCGCAAGCTGCGTTCGGAGATCGACGGCGACCTCGGCAGGACGCTGTCCGAGCACATCACCAAGTTCGAGATCCGGGCCTTGGCCGAACGCACCGACTTCCTGCTCGCCGAGGGGATCTTCCCCGAGCCCGGCGACGACTGGCGCGCCATCCCGTGGCCCCTGTTTTGATCGACTCCGCTGCCCGCGCGCGGCTCATCGACCGCTTCGGTGCGGAACTTGCCGAACCCTGGTGCGACGCCCTCCCGGACCTGGTCGCGCGGCTGACCGCGCAGTGGGGTCTCGAAGTTCGCGAAGCCCGGCCCGGCAACACCGGCCGCACGCTGCTGTGCACCGGCCCCGGCGGCGACCCGCAGGTTCTCAAGCTGACCCCGGACGCCACCGTCGCCCGCTCCGAAGCCGCCGCGCTCGCGGCGTGGGCCGGGTGTTCCCGCGTGGTGAACGTCCTCGACGCCGACCTCGGCGCGAACGCGATCCTGCTCGAAGGCCTGGTCCCGGGCACGCAGCTGGGCGACCGCGACGTCCCGTGGGCCGAGGTCGGCGACCTGCTGAACCAGCTGCACTCCGTCGAACCGGCCGGGCCCTTCGGGAAGCTGGCGACGGGCATCGAGTTCATCTTCGGCCTGTCCGAACGCCGCCGCCGCGAGTCCCCGGCCGCCGCGCAGATGAGCGCCGAAGTCCTGGCGAAGGGCCGTGAGCGGGCCATGGCGCTCGCCACCAGCGGACCGGTCGCGCTGGTCCACGGCGACCTGCACCCGGCCAACGTCCTCGACGCCGGACCCGGCCGCGGCATCGTGGCCATCGACCCGCGCGCCGGCTTCGGCGACCCGGCGCTCGACGCCGTCGACTGGATGTTCGTTCCGATGGCGAAGGGCGGCACGATCGACGACGGCATCGCCGCCCTCGCTCCGCACGTCGAGGACTTCGACGCCGACCGCGTCCGTGCCTGGTGCGTCGCGATGGCCCCGCTGATCGCGCTGTCGCCGCTGCGGCGGGGCGAGCGGACGCCGTTCACCGACGCGGTGCTCGAACTGGCGCGCTGACCGGCGTGGCACGACCCGCGCGGGCACCGACCACCACTAGGTTGCCTGGTCGTGCGCTCCCATTCCTATGACGACGTGCTCGCCGGCCCGCGCCGCAAGAAGGTGCCGGAGGTCCCCGCCGAACCCGGCCTCGTGGTCGAGGACCCGGCCAGCGGCTACTGCGGCGCGGTGGTGAAGATCGAGTACGGCAACGTCGTGCTCGAGGACGCCAAGGGCCGCCACCGCGTGTTCCCGCTCGCCCCCGCCGGGTTCCTCCTCGAAGGCAAGCCGGTCACGCTGGTGCCGGTCAAGACGGTG of the Amycolatopsis sp. NBC_01488 genome contains:
- a CDS encoding aminoglycoside phosphotransferase family protein, with the translated sequence MAPVLIDSAARARLIDRFGAELAEPWCDALPDLVARLTAQWGLEVREARPGNTGRTLLCTGPGGDPQVLKLTPDATVARSEAAALAAWAGCSRVVNVLDADLGANAILLEGLVPGTQLGDRDVPWAEVGDLLNQLHSVEPAGPFGKLATGIEFIFGLSERRRRESPAAAQMSAEVLAKGRERAMALATSGPVALVHGDLHPANVLDAGPGRGIVAIDPRAGFGDPALDAVDWMFVPMAKGGTIDDGIAALAPHVEDFDADRVRAWCVAMAPLIALSPLRRGERTPFTDAVLELAR